In the Chroococcidiopsis sp. SAG 2025 genome, one interval contains:
- a CDS encoding Crp/Fnr family transcriptional regulator, whose protein sequence is MSSLLPTITVAENLSQQTFKRHDSIPLKSEMLLHIERGAVRTVTWNEEGTVMTLGYWGTGDVVGQPLSNIQPYQVECITSVEVSYVPSYQRERVLTAICQHVQQAEELLSIIRQTNARDRLLQMLLWLARKFARPVERGRLIDLRLTHQEIAEFIGMTRVSVTRLLSQLEQEGIIDRPRRHFIVLLDRQTKFA, encoded by the coding sequence ATGTCATCCCTCTTGCCCACAATTACCGTAGCTGAGAATTTATCTCAGCAGACTTTCAAGCGTCATGACTCAATTCCCCTAAAATCGGAAATGCTGTTGCATATCGAGCGGGGAGCTGTTCGCACTGTTACTTGGAATGAGGAGGGAACAGTAATGACACTGGGGTATTGGGGTACAGGTGATGTTGTCGGTCAGCCTTTGTCGAATATCCAACCTTATCAAGTTGAGTGCATTACAAGTGTAGAAGTCAGCTACGTCCCCTCGTACCAAAGAGAACGGGTGTTGACAGCAATTTGCCAGCACGTACAACAAGCGGAGGAACTACTAAGTATTATTCGCCAAACCAACGCTCGCGATCGCCTGCTACAAATGCTACTGTGGTTAGCGCGTAAGTTTGCCCGTCCTGTGGAACGCGGACGGTTAATTGACTTGCGCCTGACTCATCAAGAAATCGCAGAATTTATTGGTATGACTCGCGTATCCGTGACGCGCCTGCTATCTCAGCTCGAACAAGAAGGTATCATCGATCGCCCCCGCCGCCATTTCATTGTCTTATTAGATCGTCAAACTAAATTTGCCTGA
- a CDS encoding 3'-5' exonuclease, with protein sequence MAKKTDRIIVIDIESTCWEDKPPAGQESEIIEIGICTLDVASGKRLEKESILVKPEKSQVSEFCTQLTTLTQAQVEQGISLKEACTILKHKYQSQERIWASFGDYDRRQFEKQCQFKKINYPFGSRHINVKTLFAVIHALPNEIGMAEALEKLNFALEGTHHRGGDDAWNIASILSELLLKSRG encoded by the coding sequence GTGGCTAAAAAAACAGATCGAATTATAGTTATAGATATTGAATCTACCTGCTGGGAAGACAAACCGCCAGCCGGACAAGAAAGCGAAATTATCGAAATTGGAATTTGCACGCTTGATGTAGCTTCAGGCAAAAGACTAGAAAAAGAAAGTATTTTAGTCAAACCCGAAAAATCTCAAGTCAGTGAATTTTGTACTCAACTTACCACCTTAACCCAAGCTCAAGTCGAGCAAGGTATTTCCTTAAAAGAAGCCTGCACAATTCTGAAACACAAATATCAATCGCAAGAGCGGATTTGGGCAAGCTTTGGAGATTACGACAGAAGACAATTTGAAAAACAATGTCAGTTCAAAAAGATAAATTATCCCTTTGGTTCCAGACATATCAACGTCAAAACTTTATTTGCGGTTATTCATGCTCTACCCAATGAAATCGGCATGGCAGAAGCATTAGAAAAACTCAATTTTGCCCTCGAAGGCACGCACCATCGCGGCGGGGATGATGCTTGGAATATTGCCTCGATCTTATCAGAACTGTTGTTGAAAAGTAGAGGTTAA
- a CDS encoding UDP-N-acetylmuramoyl-tripeptide--D-alanyl-D-alanine ligase has product MSFQVTLDRLISLLAAKPLHLSDNALASTCTGINTDTRSLKPGDIFVALRGEKFDGHGFVATAIEKGAIAAIVDGHYQGDLPVLQVRDSLQAYQQIASWWRSQFHIPVIGVTGSVGKTTTKELIAAVLGTQGNVLKTHANFNNEIGVPKTLLGLDAEHDFAVIEMAMRGKGEIALLTQIARPTIGVITNVGTAHIERLGSEEAIAQAKCELLAEMPQDSLAILNCDNSRLISTANTVWQEKTITYGLEGGDVRGELLDSQTLRVAGLELPLPLPGRHNALNFLAALAVAQVLQIDWSALKAGLTVDMPSGRSQRYELANDVVILDESYNAAPEAMLAALQLLAQTPGNRHIAVLGAMKELGERSRELHQKVGAMAWQLNLDLLLVLVDSTDAEAIAQSAAGIPVECFATHAELVKRLKGGVKAGDRILFKAAHSVGLDRVVEQFRVEYCHNT; this is encoded by the coding sequence ATGTCTTTCCAAGTCACTCTCGATCGACTCATTTCTCTATTGGCTGCTAAGCCACTACATCTTTCTGACAATGCTTTAGCTTCAACTTGTACGGGAATTAACACCGATACGCGCAGCCTCAAGCCTGGAGATATATTTGTGGCTTTGCGCGGGGAAAAGTTCGACGGACATGGATTTGTCGCAACGGCAATTGAAAAAGGTGCGATCGCAGCAATTGTTGACGGACACTATCAAGGGGATTTACCTGTATTGCAGGTACGAGATTCCCTTCAGGCGTATCAACAAATTGCCTCTTGGTGGCGCAGTCAGTTTCATATTCCCGTCATTGGCGTAACTGGTTCTGTCGGGAAAACCACCACTAAGGAGTTAATTGCAGCTGTCTTGGGAACTCAGGGCAACGTCTTGAAAACTCATGCAAATTTCAACAACGAAATCGGCGTACCCAAAACATTATTGGGACTAGATGCCGAGCATGATTTTGCAGTGATTGAAATGGCAATGCGAGGAAAAGGTGAAATTGCCTTATTAACTCAAATTGCTCGTCCTACTATTGGTGTCATTACTAATGTTGGCACGGCACATATTGAACGCTTGGGTTCTGAAGAGGCGATCGCCCAGGCAAAATGCGAATTATTGGCTGAAATGCCTCAAGATAGCCTAGCAATCCTCAATTGCGACAATTCACGTTTAATTTCTACTGCTAACACCGTATGGCAGGAAAAAACTATTACCTACGGTTTAGAAGGGGGAGATGTTCGAGGGGAATTACTCGATTCTCAAACTTTAAGAGTAGCAGGATTAGAGTTGCCTTTACCCTTACCAGGACGACACAACGCCCTCAATTTCTTGGCAGCTCTGGCAGTAGCTCAAGTATTACAGATCGATTGGTCGGCGCTGAAAGCAGGTTTAACTGTCGATATGCCATCAGGGCGATCGCAACGTTATGAATTAGCCAACGACGTGGTAATCTTAGATGAAAGTTATAATGCTGCGCCAGAAGCTATGCTGGCAGCGTTACAACTATTAGCGCAGACACCAGGAAACCGACACATCGCAGTGTTGGGTGCGATGAAAGAATTGGGAGAGCGATCGCGAGAATTACATCAAAAAGTCGGGGCAATGGCATGGCAGTTGAATTTAGATTTACTGCTGGTTTTGGTAGACAGTACGGATGCAGAAGCGATCGCGCAGAGTGCGGCGGGTATACCTGTAGAGTGTTTTGCTACTCATGCAGAATTAGTCAAACGGTTGAAAGGAGGAGTGAAAGCAGGCGATCGCATTTTATTTAAAGCCGCTCATTCCGTAGGTTTGGATCGGGTGGTAGAACAATTTCGAGTGGAATATTGTCACAATACCTGA
- a CDS encoding DUF4288 domain-containing protein — protein MRVESNSGEASLYIAVILFESSSSVPSDRTLYEECFILIQANSLEEAREKALLYSRQQECSYQNQDKDTITWTCKQIIDVNSVLYDDFGDVTEIYARHFRNYEAYCQFEPLLSGEEL, from the coding sequence ATGAGAGTTGAGAGCAATAGCGGAGAAGCATCTTTATACATTGCCGTGATTCTATTTGAATCATCATCAAGTGTGCCAAGCGATCGCACTTTATACGAGGAATGTTTTATACTCATTCAAGCGAACTCTTTAGAGGAAGCTAGGGAAAAAGCTTTGCTTTACAGCCGCCAACAAGAATGCAGCTATCAAAATCAGGACAAAGACACTATTACTTGGACTTGCAAGCAGATAATTGATGTAAATTCAGTTTTGTACGATGATTTTGGCGACGTTACGGAAATCTATGCCCGACATTTTCGGAATTACGAAGCCTATTGTCAATTCGAGCCGCTTTTATCAGGGGAAGAACTTTAA
- a CDS encoding histone deacetylase: MLAVIYSDEFLEHKTGRFHPEKPERISAIASALQHTSFAHQLEWRSPVTDSQRAIAWLKKVHSPHHIQSVRELATQGGGYLDLDTPVSPRSYDVAILAVNAWLDGIDYTLATNNPAFVLSRPPGHHAESDRGMGFCLFSNAAIAAHYALEQPNINRVAILDWDVHHGNGTQEIVEHHPQIAFCSLHQSPCYPGTGKAAETGAHNNVLNLPLPPGSTIADYQPVFETQVMPFLTQFQPDLLIVSAGYDANAADPLAEMYLQPQDYGLFTEFCLKITHRIVFGLEGGYDLPALSQSVVATIERCLF, translated from the coding sequence ATGCTGGCTGTCATCTATTCTGACGAGTTTCTCGAACACAAAACGGGACGATTTCACCCAGAAAAACCAGAACGCATCAGCGCGATCGCATCTGCTTTACAACATACTAGCTTTGCTCACCAACTAGAATGGCGATCGCCTGTGACAGACTCCCAAAGGGCGATCGCGTGGTTGAAAAAAGTCCATTCACCCCATCACATCCAATCTGTTCGAGAACTCGCTACACAGGGTGGTGGTTATTTAGATCTCGATACTCCTGTATCTCCCCGCAGCTACGATGTGGCAATATTAGCAGTCAACGCCTGGTTGGACGGGATCGATTACACGTTGGCGACAAATAACCCTGCTTTTGTCCTCTCTCGTCCGCCTGGACACCACGCCGAAAGCGATCGCGGCATGGGATTTTGTTTATTTTCCAATGCGGCGATCGCCGCTCATTATGCCTTAGAACAGCCCAACATCAACCGCGTGGCAATTTTAGACTGGGACGTACACCACGGTAACGGGACTCAGGAGATCGTCGAGCATCACCCCCAAATTGCTTTTTGTTCCTTACATCAGTCTCCCTGCTATCCTGGCACTGGTAAAGCCGCCGAAACAGGCGCACACAACAACGTCCTCAACCTACCCCTCCCCCCAGGTAGCACGATTGCTGACTACCAACCAGTCTTTGAAACTCAAGTGATGCCATTTTTAACTCAGTTTCAACCCGATCTATTGATTGTCAGTGCTGGATACGACGCTAACGCCGCCGATCCTCTAGCAGAAATGTACCTGCAACCGCAAGATTACGGATTATTTACGGAATTTTGTCTTAAGATTACTCACCGGATTGTCTTCGGTCTAGAAGGAGGTTACGATCTCCCTGCCCTGTCTCAATCTGTGGTAGCTACAATCGAACGGTGTCTTTTTTAG
- the gyrA gene encoding DNA topoisomerase (ATP-hydrolyzing) subunit A — MTIIPTDLRNEMSRSYLEYAMSVIVGRALPDARDGLKPVHRRILYAMHELGLTADRPFRKCARVVGEVLGKYHPHGDTAVYDALVRMAQDFSMRSPLIAGHGNFGSVDNDPPAAMRYTECRLQALTENALLQDIEAETVDFIDNFDGSQQEPIVLPARIPQLLLNGSSGIAVGMATNIPPHNLGELIDGVVALIHNPEISDRQLMQYIPGPDFPTGGKILGTSGIHEAFTTGRGSITMRGVAEIETVEQRGRPEREAIIITQLPYQTNKAALIEKIAELVNDKRIEGIADIRDESDRDGMRIVIELKRDAYPRVVLNNLYKQTPLQANFGANMLALVNNEPQLLTLKQFLHVFLEFRVESITRRTRYELRKAEERDHILQGLLIALLNLDEIIAAIRSAADTTTAKQQLIDTHGLSEAQADAILQMQLRRLTALEAEKIRQEHEDLQVQIADLKDILARRERILEIIETEITQIKQAHATPRRTEIEPAEGEFDAIDLIANEKAVILLTEQGYIKRMPLDTFEAQSRATRGKSGTRMKEDDGVDHFLTCCDHDSVLFFSDRGVVYSLKAYQIPVGSRTSRGVPIVQMLPIPKEERITSIVPVSEFSSDEYLVMLTKGGYIKKTELAAFTNIRANGLIAISLEEGDQLRWVRRARVEDSIIIGSRFGMAIHFRTSHEQLRPLGRATRGVKAMKLREGDELIGMDIIASAVLAASQMEEADPAEAEVEETEIVETETEENGEIANAGEGPWVLIVTMAGYGKRVPVSQFKLYNRATKGKIATKFKQNRKFKDKLAALMVVNAGDELMLITTRGIIIRQSTDAIPRQSRSATGVRVQRLDEDDAIAAVALVPSDVSDEAAAC; from the coding sequence ATGACCATCATTCCAACCGATCTGCGGAACGAAATGTCGCGGTCTTACCTGGAATACGCCATGAGCGTAATTGTAGGTAGGGCGCTACCAGATGCCAGGGATGGTCTGAAACCCGTGCATCGCCGAATTCTTTACGCCATGCATGAGTTGGGATTAACGGCAGACCGTCCGTTCCGTAAATGCGCCCGTGTTGTGGGGGAGGTACTAGGTAAATATCATCCCCACGGCGATACGGCTGTGTATGATGCCTTGGTACGGATGGCGCAGGATTTCTCCATGCGATCGCCCCTGATTGCAGGGCATGGTAACTTTGGCTCGGTGGATAACGATCCCCCAGCGGCAATGCGTTACACCGAATGTCGCTTGCAGGCATTAACTGAAAATGCTTTATTGCAGGACATTGAAGCCGAAACTGTAGACTTTATCGACAACTTCGACGGTTCCCAGCAGGAACCGATTGTTTTACCTGCGAGAATTCCCCAACTGTTGCTCAACGGGTCTTCGGGAATTGCCGTGGGGATGGCGACAAATATTCCACCGCATAATTTGGGCGAATTAATTGACGGTGTAGTGGCGCTGATTCACAATCCAGAAATTAGCGATCGCCAGTTGATGCAATACATCCCTGGTCCCGACTTCCCTACGGGTGGAAAAATCTTGGGAACGTCGGGAATTCACGAAGCGTTTACCACCGGTCGCGGTTCGATTACGATGCGCGGCGTAGCGGAGATCGAAACAGTCGAACAGCGAGGACGACCGGAACGAGAAGCAATTATTATTACTCAACTGCCTTACCAAACTAACAAGGCAGCGTTAATTGAAAAAATTGCCGAACTCGTTAACGACAAGCGGATTGAAGGGATTGCCGATATTCGGGATGAAAGCGATCGTGATGGGATGAGAATCGTCATCGAACTCAAGCGCGATGCCTATCCCCGCGTCGTCCTCAACAACCTTTACAAGCAAACTCCGCTTCAAGCTAACTTTGGTGCGAATATGCTGGCGTTGGTCAACAACGAACCCCAGCTATTGACTTTAAAACAGTTTCTTCACGTCTTCTTAGAGTTCCGCGTCGAGTCGATTACCCGCCGCACCCGATACGAACTAAGGAAAGCTGAAGAACGGGATCATATCCTGCAAGGTTTGCTGATTGCCTTACTCAACCTAGACGAGATCATTGCTGCAATCCGCAGTGCTGCCGATACAACTACGGCAAAACAGCAATTAATCGACACTCATGGACTATCGGAAGCCCAAGCCGATGCAATTTTACAAATGCAGTTGCGCCGACTGACGGCACTAGAAGCAGAGAAAATTCGTCAAGAACACGAAGATTTACAAGTCCAGATTGCCGATTTAAAAGATATCTTGGCACGACGGGAACGGATTTTAGAAATCATCGAAACTGAAATCACCCAAATCAAACAAGCCCACGCCACCCCTCGCCGCACGGAAATCGAACCTGCTGAAGGGGAATTCGATGCGATTGACTTAATCGCCAACGAAAAAGCAGTAATTCTGTTGACGGAACAAGGCTACATCAAGCGGATGCCCTTAGATACCTTTGAAGCTCAAAGTCGGGCAACGCGGGGTAAATCGGGGACGCGAATGAAAGAGGATGATGGTGTCGATCACTTCCTCACCTGCTGCGACCACGACAGCGTTTTATTCTTCAGCGATCGCGGTGTGGTCTACTCCCTCAAAGCCTATCAAATTCCAGTGGGATCGCGTACCAGTCGGGGCGTGCCAATCGTGCAAATGCTACCGATCCCCAAAGAAGAAAGGATTACTTCCATCGTTCCAGTCAGCGAATTTAGCAGCGATGAATATTTGGTGATGCTAACTAAAGGCGGTTACATCAAGAAAACCGAACTCGCAGCTTTCACCAATATTCGGGCAAACGGACTGATTGCAATCTCCTTAGAAGAGGGCGATCAATTGCGTTGGGTGCGTAGGGCGCGAGTCGAAGATAGCATTATCATTGGTTCTCGCTTCGGCATGGCAATTCACTTTAGAACCAGCCACGAACAATTGCGTCCTTTGGGTAGAGCCACTCGTGGCGTAAAAGCCATGAAACTGCGAGAGGGAGACGAACTAATCGGCATGGATATCATTGCCAGTGCCGTACTCGCTGCTTCGCAGATGGAAGAAGCCGATCCCGCTGAAGCCGAAGTCGAAGAAACCGAAATCGTCGAAACCGAAACCGAGGAAAATGGCGAAATAGCGAATGCTGGCGAGGGTCCTTGGGTTTTAATCGTGACAATGGCAGGCTATGGCAAGCGCGTTCCCGTCTCCCAATTCAAGTTGTACAATCGCGCCACCAAAGGCAAAATTGCGACGAAATTCAAGCAAAATCGCAAATTTAAAGACAAACTAGCAGCCTTGATGGTGGTGAATGCAGGCGATGAATTGATGTTAATCACGACTCGCGGCATTATCATTCGTCAATCCACCGATGCCATCCCCCGTCAATCTCGCAGTGCGACAGGCGTAAGAGTACAACGCTTGGACGAAGACGATGCGATCGCGGCTGTAGCTTTGGTTCCATCTGATGTCAGCGATGAAGCGGCTGCGTGTTAA